TCCCGATCGTCGCCGACTGCGACACCGGCTACGGCGGCGTCCACAACGTCCGGCGCGCGGTCCGCGAGTACGAGAAGGCCGGCGTCGCGGCGATCCACATCGAGGACCAGACCACGCCCAAGCGCTGTGGGCACATCGCGGGCAAGGAGATCGTCTCGCGCGAGCAGGCCGAAGCGCGCTTCTCGGCGGCCGTCGACGCCAAGCAGTCGGAAGACACCGTGATCATCGCCCGCACCGACGCCTACGGCAGCTCCAACGGCGACTGGGAGGAACACCTCGAACGCGGGCGGCTCTACGCCGACTGCGGGGTCGACCTGGTCTGGCCCGAGATGCCCGACCCGAGCCGGGAGGACGCGGTCAACTACGCCGAGACGATCCACGAGACCCACCCCGATCTGGATCTCGCGTTCAACTACTCCTCCTCGTTCGCGTGGTCCGAGCAGGACGACCCGCTGACGTTCGAGGAGCTTGGTGATCTGGGCTACAAGTACATCTTCATCACGCTGTACGGGCTGCACTCGGGCGCCCACGCGGCCTATGAGGACTTCCAGAACATCGCCGAAAACGACGAACAGGCCCAGTTCGACCTGGAGGATCGCTACATCGGCCACCCGACCGAGTCCCACCACGAACTCTCGCAGGTGAGCCGCTATCAGGACGTCGAGACGACGTTCGACCCCGAGGCGCGCGCGCGTATCGAGGGATCCGAAGGGTTCGCCGAGGAACGAGACACCCTCCAGACCGCGGAGGAGGACGGGGAGAGCGCCGAAGCCGAGAGCGACGACTGATCGCGGGTCGGCTCGGCGGTATCCCGCACAAACAACTAATAATCGGGCCTCCCTAGCCGAGCACAGGGATCGAGCCCGAAATGGTAGAGAGAGATCACATCGCGCAGAGTAAGGCGATCCATCGACGGACCGGTCGGACCTTCTACTACGCGACCCGGCTGTTGCCGGGTCGCGTCCGGGAGGCGACGTACGTCCTGTATGCGTTCTTTCGCGTCGCCGACGAGGTCGTCGACGACACCGACGGGACACCCCCGGAAGAACAGCGCCGCCGACTCGACTCGCTGCGCGAGCAGGCGCTCGGACGGGCCGACCCTGAGGGGCCCGTTCTCGAGGCGTTCCAGGCGATCAGGGAGCGCCACGACATCATTGACGACGACATTGAGGCCTTCCTCGACGCGATGGAGACCGACATCGGGAAACGCCGGTACGAGACGTACGCGGAGTTAGAGGCGTACATGAACGGCTCCGCGGCGGCCGTCGGGCGGATGATGACCGCCGTGATGGACCCTGATAACCCCGAGGACGCCCTGCCGCACGCGACGGCACTCGGGGAGGCGTTCCAGCTGACGAACTTCGTCCGGGACGTCCGCGAGGACGTGATCGAGCGCGACCGGATCTACCTACCCCAATCGACGCTTCGGGAGTACGACGTCACGAACGACCAGATCGAGCGCTTCGAGATGGACGGGAACGTCGAGCGCGCGGTCCGAACCGAGCTCACGCGTGCGGAGTCGCTCTACCGCAAGGGGGTCACGGGCATCAAGTATCTCCCCGAGGACTGCCAGTTCCCCGTATTGCTCGCCGCGGTGCTGTACGCGGAGCACCACCGGCTGATCCGGGCCTGCGAGTACGACGTCCTGACGAACGAACCCGAACTGAGCACGGCCAAGAAACTCCGGCTCGTCGCCCGCGTGCGCTGGCACTGGCAGTGGAGCACGGACCCCGAGGCGGTCTTCTATCGGGCGAGTGCGGTACCGGGCCCGACGGTCCCGCGGACCGAGCGCCGACACGACAGTCTCCCCACCCGGTAGTCCGCACCCGGTGGCGCTCAGAGCACGTCGAAGTCGAACCAATCGCTCGTGAGGAGGACGCCCCCGAGCGACGCAGCGACGGCGACCGGAACCCAATTGCCGAAGTACGCGTTGATCAGCCCCCACAGGAGCAGGAAGCTCACTAGGTCATCTAGGAAGAACCCGCACGTCTCCAGTCGCGCCAGCACCGCCTCGTGATCGAACGAGACCTGCAGGATCGCGGTCGCGACCGAGCCGCTCAGCAGCCAGCCGGCGTAGTTGATGGCCGGCACGCCGTAGTACGCGCCGGGCGAATCCCACGCCCAGAAACCGAGCGCGACCGCGCCGGGATCGAGGAGCAGATCGAGCGTGAGTACGGTCCCGAGGGTGAGGA
The sequence above is a segment of the Halalkalicoccus subterraneus genome. Coding sequences within it:
- a CDS encoding isocitrate lyase/PEP mutase family protein; the encoded protein is PIVADCDTGYGGVHNVRRAVREYEKAGVAAIHIEDQTTPKRCGHIAGKEIVSREQAEARFSAAVDAKQSEDTVIIARTDAYGSSNGDWEEHLERGRLYADCGVDLVWPEMPDPSREDAVNYAETIHETHPDLDLAFNYSSSFAWSEQDDPLTFEELGDLGYKYIFITLYGLHSGAHAAYEDFQNIAENDEQAQFDLEDRYIGHPTESHHELSQVSRYQDVETTFDPEARARIEGSEGFAEERDTLQTAEEDGESAEAESDD
- a CDS encoding phytoene/squalene synthase family protein; translated protein: MVERDHIAQSKAIHRRTGRTFYYATRLLPGRVREATYVLYAFFRVADEVVDDTDGTPPEEQRRRLDSLREQALGRADPEGPVLEAFQAIRERHDIIDDDIEAFLDAMETDIGKRRYETYAELEAYMNGSAAAVGRMMTAVMDPDNPEDALPHATALGEAFQLTNFVRDVREDVIERDRIYLPQSTLREYDVTNDQIERFEMDGNVERAVRTELTRAESLYRKGVTGIKYLPEDCQFPVLLAAVLYAEHHRLIRACEYDVLTNEPELSTAKKLRLVARVRWHWQWSTDPEAVFYRASAVPGPTVPRTERRHDSLPTR